A stretch of Gadus macrocephalus chromosome 17, ASM3116895v1 DNA encodes these proteins:
- the grpel1 gene encoding grpE protein homolog 1, mitochondrial has protein sequence MANLCVRAARQSYLYLASPSLSRSSPRWLCTAAQRQNGQGPEDEAEKLEQSAAEKASAEEKSQLEGQLKEVTEKYKRALADTENLRVRSQKMVEDAKLYGVQGLCKDLLEVADILEKATESVPKEEVTARNPHLKSLYDGLVMTEAQVQKVFTKHGLVKINPDGQKFDPYEHEALFHAPIDGKVPGTVAVVTKVGYKLHGRTLRPALVGVAKAH, from the exons ATGGCGAACCTGTGTGTGCGAGCAGCGAGACAGAGCTACCTCTATCTGGCTTCACCTTCATTATCAAG GTCGTCCCCTCGGTGGTTATGTACGGCCGCCCAGCGCCAGAACGGCCAGGGACCGGAGGACGAGGCCGAGAAGCTGGAGCAGAGTGCCGCGGAGAAGGCCTCGGCCGAGGAGAAGAGCCAGCTTGAAGGGCAGCTCAAGGAAGTCACA GAAAAGTACAAGCGAGCACTCGCAGACACAGAGAACCTGCGGGTCAGGAGTCAGAAGATGGTGGAGGATGCAAAACTATACG gCGTCCAGGGCTTATGCAAGGACTTGCTGGAGGTGGCGGACATTTTGGAGAAGGCCACGGAGAGCGTGCCCAAGGAGGAGGTGACGGCGAGGAACCCTCACCTGAAGAGCCTGTACGACGGGCTGGTGATGACGGAGGCTCAGGTCCAGAAGGTGTTCACCAAGCACGGCCTGGTCAAGATCAACCCCGACGGGCAGAAGTTTGACCCCTACGAGCACGAGGCGCTCTTCCACGCGCCCATCGACGGCAAGGTCCCCGGCACTGTCGCCGTGGTGACCAAGGTGGGCTACAAGCTCCACGGGCGCACCCTGCGGCCGGCGCTGGTGGGCGTGGCCAAAGCCCACTAA